From the Megalops cyprinoides isolate fMegCyp1 chromosome 21, fMegCyp1.pri, whole genome shotgun sequence genome, one window contains:
- the LOC118769173 gene encoding uncharacterized protein YMR317W-like — MAKKSGSTKKSLKNLFSKSEANLKESVDGESGKAKSFKLFKWKKKKKVETETEPGAGNPDEENTVRQNELDGSETAQKKDGTDWPDVGDDKKVTIYCTAPRSKKEPLSYSENDLRKPRRFGTFSFGWKKKKKKQQHAADLSQSVVELEMPKEDLEDEEEEEEPMTTCVISSAEDLSSKRVRFELSKSAPLGSLDTVSPPPGPSDQFQPQEMQTDSLVRQEGGKAPDVVPIAPGSPAQSTEVLLLQVNREESQEDMQFQVWSSPHADEHSLSNGDVQPSAVCAALSRALSMSKFGLPKKQEDEHFVTIPKVAGLSDPEKTELSNSVTPNTHTALINSNVHDTDLSLPKTDISDNVVQSSGPSDPSVTSADTCLPNTDITNSITPDTDSSFPKTNMSDHVASNIDSSGPVMTNTDLSPPSTETPFPETELSDTVITTDNVSPTSITELSDTVSPSTDTYPIKTDISDISPNTVTPSTDSTLINTDSSLPKPEQSDIPNTDQSLLDTELSDTVIPNTDLPLSNADISDAAIPNTDSTSLITDTTDIVSPNIDSSDPVITNTGPSLPSSELSDTVIATDDVSPPSECELSDTVTPSTDSTLINTDSSFPKTELSDAASTTDILPTFEGEISDTGAPSAETLINNDMSDSVIPNTDQSLPDAELSDTVIAADNVSPPTESDLSDTVTPKTETTLIDTDTCLSKIELK, encoded by the exons GCAGAATGAACTGGATGGGTCTGAAACGGCTCAGAAGAAAGATGGCACGGATTGGCCGGATGTTGGAGATGACAAGAAGGTGACCATATATTGCACTGCCcccaggtcaaag aaAGAGCCCCTGAGCTACTCAGAGAATGACCTCCGCAAGCCCCGCAGGTTTGGCACCTTTTCCTTCGgctggaagaagaagaagaagaagcagcagcacgCGGCGGACCTCTCCCAGAGCGTTGTGGAGCTGGAAATGCCCAAGGAGGATCtagaggatgaagaggaggaggaagagcccATGACCACATGTGTCATCTCCAGCGCAGAAGATTTATCCAGCAAGCGGGTCAGATTCGAGTTGTCCAAATCTGCACCTCTGGGGTCACTGGACACCgtctcccctccccccggccCTTCTGACCAATTCCAGCCCCaggaaatgcagacagacagccttGTTCGGCAGGAGGGAGGCAAGGCCCCAGATGTTGTCCCCATTGCTCCAGGCTCCCCAGCACAGAGTACTGAGGTACTACTGTTGCAAGTAAATAGAGAGGAGAGCCAGGAAGATATGCAGTTCCAGGTGTGGAGTTCCCCCCATGCAGATGAGCACAGCCTGTCAAATGGCGACGTGCAGCCCTCTGCTGTCTGCGCTGCCCTCTCCCGGGCTCTGTCCATGTCCAAGTTTGGACTCCCCAAAAAGCAGGAAGATGAGCACTTTGTCACCATCCCCAAAGTAGCTGGCCTCTCAGACCCTGAGAAGACTGAGCTCTCCAACTCTGTTACCCCTAACACTCACACCGCCCTCATCAACAGTAATGTGCATGACACTGacctctccctccccaaaaCTGACATCTCTGACAATGTTGTCCAAAGTTCTGGCCCCTCAGACCCCAGTGTTACCAGTGCTGACACTTGCCTCCCCAACACGGATATCACTAACTCTATCACACCTGATACTGACTCCTCCTTCCCCAAAACCAACATGTCTGACCATGTTGCCTCTAACATTGATTCCTCAGGTCCTGTCATGACTAACACTGACCTCTCCCCTCCCAGCACTGAAACCCCCTTCCCAGAAACCGAGCTTTCTGACACTGTCATCACCACTGATAATGTCTCCCCTACTTCCATAACTGAGCTCTCTGACACAGTCAGCCCCAGCACTGATACCTACCCCATCAAAACTGACATCTCTGACATCTCCCCCAACACTGTCACCCCCAGCACTGACAGCACCCTCATCAACACTGACTCCTCCCTCCCCAAACCTGAGCAGTCTGACATACCCAACACTGACCAGTCCCTTCTTGATACAGAGCTATCTGATACAGTCATTCCTAACACTGACCTCCCCCTCTCAAACGCTGACATTTCTGACGCTGCCATTCCCAACACTGATTCCACTTCCCTTATAACTGACACCACAGATATTGTCTCTCCAAATATTGACTCATCAGACCCTGTCATTACCAACAcaggcccctccctccccagcagTGAGCTGTCTGACACTGTCATTGCTACTGATGATGTCTCCCCTCCCTCAGAATGTGAACTCTCTGACACTGTCACCCCCAGCACTGACAGCACCCTCATCAACACTGACTCCTCCTTCCCTAAAACTGAGCTCTCTGATGCTGCCAGTACCACTGATATTTTACCTACCTTCGAAGGTGAAATCTCAGACACTGGTGCCCCCAGTGCTGAAACTCTGATCAACAATGATATGTCCGACTCTGTTATTCCCAACACTGACCAGTCCCTACCTGATGCTGAGCTGTCTGATACAGTCATTGCTGCTGATAATGTCTCCCCTCCCACAGAAAGTGACCTCTCTGACACTGTCACCCCCAAAACTGAGACCACACTCATTGACACTGACACCTGCCTGTCCAAAATTGAGCT AAAGTGA